In a single window of the Tepidibacillus fermentans genome:
- a CDS encoding HNH endonuclease signature motif containing protein, with protein sequence MPRRPKRTCSHPGCPALTDGQYCDRHSREEYKKYNRFKRDNFSKRFYNSHQWQRLRKQKIAINPLCEHCEREGKITPATVVDHIVPIKEGGAALDINNLQSLCKRCHDSKTAREDRRWGKNR encoded by the coding sequence ATGCCAAGAAGACCTAAACGAACCTGCAGCCACCCTGGTTGCCCAGCCTTGACCGATGGACAGTATTGTGACCGACACAGCAGGGAGGAATATAAAAAATATAACCGTTTCAAAAGGGACAATTTCAGCAAGCGGTTCTATAACTCACACCAATGGCAGCGGCTTCGAAAACAGAAGATTGCCATAAACCCCCTGTGCGAGCACTGCGAAAGAGAAGGCAAGATAACGCCTGCAACGGTTGTGGACCATATTGTACCTATCAAGGAAGGTGGTGCTGCCTTGGATATAAATAACTTGCAGAGCCTGTGCAAACGCTGCCATGATTCAAAAACGGCGCGGGAGGACAGACGCTGGGGAAAAAACAGGTGA
- a CDS encoding restriction endonuclease subunit S gives MNPSIDIFINSFAVRGITSREQLLNEMLRVKLTARAVKSQKKSLQDGEQLFELMKHSTESTILGYFPGDRDFFSSIYKVAQEIDLIEYTLKLYQNDRFGQIFSPAYLTEYVCSLIDDARSQSILIAEAEKSLSGLKGLVEKHQSSNITFTTSNVLMFMLLKLVFEEYENVSILNQSIYQELLVDARFDFIYSLPDFGGKIEGVNNKFMSSRPDVVATQNLLRHLSDRGKLVTVLPAKITFASGSEAKLREHIMTHYQLEGLYSLPEGTFKPYAAIKTYMLTIGAVKKENVSVGYLGYDNGLYVDKVKVVSNEDFAAHEDWRIELILADDDENIRKYKTSTLERVKLHEVAEVFRGKSILKKDVKPGKILVLNISNITDTGIDYSNMDSIDEEERKIKRYELIDGDIVLSSRGSAIKTGVYRKQKNIVIASANVIVIRPNNRVLSDYLKIFFESPVGITIIKSFQRGTSIVNINHTDIAEMEIPLLSIEEQKELAAHYEAESTLYRETISKAEERFAAEKEKIYERLL, from the coding sequence GTGAACCCATCAATAGATATTTTTATTAATTCGTTTGCTGTGCGCGGTATTACCTCCCGAGAGCAATTATTGAACGAAATGTTACGCGTCAAACTTACAGCGCGAGCCGTGAAATCACAGAAAAAATCTCTACAGGATGGAGAGCAGCTTTTCGAATTAATGAAGCATTCTACCGAAAGTACAATCCTGGGATACTTTCCGGGCGACAGGGATTTCTTTTCTTCTATTTATAAGGTTGCACAAGAAATTGATCTGATTGAGTATACACTTAAACTATACCAAAACGACCGTTTCGGACAAATATTCTCTCCAGCTTATTTGACGGAATATGTCTGTAGCCTGATAGATGATGCAAGATCACAGTCAATACTTATTGCTGAAGCAGAAAAAAGCCTATCAGGTCTTAAAGGCTTGGTGGAGAAGCATCAGTCAAGCAATATAACCTTTACCACATCTAATGTACTTATGTTTATGCTGCTTAAGCTTGTATTTGAAGAATATGAGAACGTCAGTATTCTTAATCAGTCGATATACCAAGAGCTCCTTGTTGACGCACGTTTTGACTTTATCTATTCACTGCCTGACTTTGGTGGCAAGATTGAAGGCGTTAACAATAAATTTATGTCCTCAAGACCAGATGTTGTGGCAACGCAGAATTTACTTCGACACTTATCTGACAGAGGCAAGCTGGTGACTGTACTCCCTGCTAAGATTACATTTGCAAGTGGTTCTGAAGCAAAGCTGCGTGAGCATATCATGACCCACTATCAATTGGAGGGTCTTTATAGTCTTCCCGAAGGTACTTTTAAGCCCTACGCTGCTATAAAAACCTATATGCTAACTATAGGCGCTGTAAAAAAGGAAAATGTGAGCGTGGGATATTTAGGTTATGATAATGGTCTTTATGTCGATAAAGTGAAGGTGGTGTCTAACGAAGATTTTGCCGCTCATGAGGATTGGCGAATTGAGCTTATACTCGCGGATGATGACGAGAATATCAGAAAGTATAAGACATCAACTCTTGAAAGAGTGAAACTTCATGAAGTTGCAGAGGTTTTTAGGGGAAAATCAATCCTGAAAAAGGATGTTAAGCCTGGAAAAATTCTGGTGCTAAATATTTCAAACATTACCGATACCGGCATTGATTATTCCAATATGGACAGTATTGATGAAGAAGAACGAAAAATTAAAAGATATGAGCTGATAGACGGAGACATAGTCTTGTCCAGTAGAGGGTCGGCAATTAAAACAGGTGTATACCGTAAACAAAAAAATATCGTTATCGCCTCGGCCAATGTTATCGTTATCAGACCCAATAACAGGGTACTGAGCGATTACCTTAAGATATTCTTTGAGAGTCCTGTCGGAATAACGATTATAAAAAGTTTTCAACGAGGAACGTCCATTGTAAATATAAATCACACTGACATTGCGGAAATGGAAATACCGCTGTTGAGTATAGAGGAGCAGAAAGAGCTGGCAGCTCACTATGAAGCTGAAAGCACCCTGTATCGAGAAACTATCAGCAAGGCTGAGGAACGCTTTGCTGCTGAAAAAGAAAAAATCTATGAGAGACTATTATAA
- a CDS encoding type I restriction-modification system subunit M, producing MATVNLGFENNLWEMADKLRGNIEASEYKHVVLGLIFLKYISDAFEERYNELVAEGEGFEEDIDAYTEENIFFVPKEARWDYIKANAKQPTIGQIIDEAMIAIEKENASLKGVLPKNYARPEIDKTKLGELIDLFSFKVGDKEARAKDVLGRVYEYFLGKFGSSEGEFYTPPSIVKLLVEMIEPYKGRVYDPCCGSGGMFVQSQRFVEEHSGRKDDIYIFGQEYTATTWRLCKMNLAIRGIDGNLGERDADTFSNDLHKMLKADYILANPPFNIKDWGANRLVDDVRWKYGMPPAGNANYAWIQHIISKLSPNGVAGFVMANGALSTNTTSEAEIRKNIIEDKLVDCIITLPPNLFYNVTIPASLWFLTRNKKSAGRDRSNEILFIDARKMGTMVDRKHRELDYETEIKYIADIYHKWKKGEGYEDIKGFCKSATLDEVRSHEYILTPGRYVGIEERVDDGEPFDEKMTRLTGELAEMFAKRKSLEEEIRKRLGAIGYEF from the coding sequence ATGGCAACAGTAAATTTGGGGTTTGAAAATAATCTATGGGAAATGGCAGATAAACTGCGCGGCAACATTGAGGCTTCAGAATACAAGCATGTAGTACTGGGACTTATTTTCCTTAAATACATTTCCGATGCTTTTGAAGAGAGATATAACGAATTAGTCGCAGAAGGCGAAGGTTTTGAGGAAGACATAGACGCCTATACCGAGGAGAATATATTTTTTGTTCCAAAAGAAGCCCGTTGGGATTACATAAAAGCCAATGCCAAGCAGCCTACTATCGGACAGATTATCGATGAAGCAATGATAGCTATTGAAAAGGAAAACGCCTCTCTAAAAGGCGTACTGCCGAAAAACTATGCCCGTCCCGAAATAGATAAAACAAAACTTGGTGAGCTTATTGACCTCTTTTCCTTTAAGGTTGGCGATAAAGAGGCAAGAGCAAAAGATGTGCTCGGCAGGGTCTATGAATACTTCCTTGGCAAGTTTGGTTCGTCGGAAGGCGAATTTTACACTCCGCCATCCATCGTGAAACTGCTTGTTGAAATGATTGAGCCCTATAAAGGCAGGGTTTATGACCCATGCTGCGGGTCCGGCGGTATGTTTGTGCAGAGCCAAAGATTCGTTGAAGAACACAGCGGAAGAAAGGACGACATCTATATCTTTGGACAGGAATACACTGCTACCACCTGGAGGCTTTGCAAAATGAACCTTGCGATCAGGGGTATTGACGGAAACCTTGGTGAGCGGGATGCGGATACCTTTTCCAATGATCTCCACAAGATGCTGAAGGCGGACTATATACTTGCCAATCCACCCTTTAATATCAAGGACTGGGGAGCTAACAGGCTTGTCGATGATGTCCGTTGGAAGTATGGCATGCCTCCAGCGGGGAATGCCAACTATGCATGGATACAGCATATTATTTCCAAGCTCTCGCCAAATGGTGTAGCGGGCTTTGTCATGGCAAACGGCGCTTTGTCTACCAATACAACCAGTGAAGCCGAGATAAGGAAGAATATTATCGAAGACAAACTAGTGGACTGCATCATCACCCTGCCGCCCAACCTTTTCTATAATGTAACTATTCCTGCTTCTCTATGGTTTTTAACAAGGAATAAGAAATCGGCAGGCAGGGATCGCAGCAACGAAATCCTCTTTATTGATGCCCGTAAGATGGGTACGATGGTTGACCGCAAGCACAGGGAACTTGACTATGAGACAGAGATAAAATATATCGCCGATATCTACCACAAATGGAAAAAGGGCGAAGGTTACGAGGACATCAAAGGATTCTGCAAATCTGCCACTTTGGATGAAGTGCGCTCCCATGAATATATTCTCACCCCCGGCAGGTACGTGGGCATTGAAGAACGGGTCGATGACGGGGAGCCTTTTGACGAAAAGATGACAAGGCTTACCGGTGAGCTTGCCGAGATGTTTGCAAAGCGCAAGTCTCTGGAGGAGGAAATCCGCAAAAGACTGGGGGCAATTGGGTATGAGTTTTGA
- a CDS encoding virulence RhuM family protein, whose protein sequence is MSFENNSEILMYQTEDGKTKIEVRMEDETVWLTQAQMAELFQTSKQNVSLHINNVFKEGELDEISVVKEYLTTAADGKKYKTKFYNLDVIISVGYRVKSHRGTQFRIWATQRLKEYIIKGFTMNDDLLKKAGGGNYFEELLERIRDIRSSEKVFYRKILDIYATSIDYSPDAAISQQFFQTVQNKMHWAAHGHTAAEIVYLRADSTKPFMGMTNFTGSKPTRSESQIAKNYLTEDELAVLNRIVNAYIEFAELQAMRRKPMYMADWIEKLDDFLKMSDSEILTHAGKISHQQATQKAIEEYEKYREQIKNELSEVEKHFLESIDKTAKALKGKKDSAGGDGV, encoded by the coding sequence ATGAGTTTTGAAAATAATTCCGAAATATTAATGTACCAGACTGAAGATGGGAAAACAAAGATTGAAGTGAGAATGGAAGATGAAACGGTCTGGTTGACTCAGGCTCAAATGGCTGAACTTTTTCAGACCAGTAAACAGAATGTTAGTCTGCATATCAATAATGTATTTAAAGAAGGCGAACTTGATGAAATTTCAGTTGTCAAGGAATACTTGACAACTGCTGCTGACGGTAAGAAATACAAGACGAAATTTTATAACTTGGATGTTATTATCTCCGTCGGCTACCGCGTTAAATCCCACAGAGGTACGCAGTTCAGGATTTGGGCAACCCAAAGGCTTAAGGAATACATCATCAAAGGATTTACAATGAATGATGACTTGCTGAAAAAAGCAGGCGGAGGCAATTATTTTGAGGAATTGTTGGAGCGTATCCGGGATATTCGCTCCAGTGAAAAAGTCTTTTATCGTAAGATTTTAGATATTTATGCCACCAGTATTGATTATTCACCGGATGCGGCCATTTCACAACAGTTTTTTCAAACGGTCCAGAACAAAATGCACTGGGCGGCCCATGGGCATACTGCGGCAGAAATAGTGTATCTGAGAGCTGATAGTACAAAGCCTTTTATGGGAATGACCAACTTTACCGGTTCTAAGCCTACCAGGTCAGAATCCCAGATAGCCAAAAACTATCTTACAGAGGATGAACTGGCTGTACTAAACCGCATCGTCAATGCTTATATCGAATTTGCCGAGCTTCAGGCAATGCGCAGAAAACCCATGTACATGGCCGACTGGATAGAAAAATTGGATGATTTCCTTAAAATGAGCGACAGTGAGATTCTTACGCATGCAGGCAAAATCAGCCACCAACAAGCCACTCAAAAGGCAATAGAAGAGTATGAGAAGTATAGGGAACAGATCAAAAATGAGCTTTCAGAGGTCGAGAAGCACTTTTTAGAAAGCATTGACAAGACGGCTAAGGCGCTGAAAGGAAAAAAGGATAGTGCTGGAGGTGATGGGGTGTGA
- a CDS encoding sensor histidine kinase has protein sequence MKKHALKQAEEDEKKFLQSISHDLKTPVMVIMSYAQAIIDGMYVDSTENTAMIIKNEAVRLEKKIKQILYLNTLDYILEHDQEQDEVYLDKLLTYLVHNFQQVNLDLSWELNIETKPAIVIGNPDSIRVSIENILENQLRYAAKSIRVSLRENGPYWAIEIGNDGPPIPEKDLEQIFENLYKGDNGKFGLGLAISKKIIHYYHGKVHAENKNGQVRFTISYPKK, from the coding sequence ATGAAGAAACATGCACTAAAACAAGCGGAAGAAGACGAAAAAAAATTTTTACAAAGTATCTCGCATGACTTGAAGACCCCGGTAATGGTGATTATGAGTTATGCACAAGCGATTATTGATGGCATGTATGTAGATTCTACAGAAAATACGGCAATGATTATAAAAAATGAAGCGGTTCGGTTAGAGAAAAAAATAAAACAAATTTTATATCTAAATACGCTTGATTATATTTTAGAGCATGATCAGGAACAGGATGAAGTGTATCTGGACAAATTATTGACTTATCTTGTTCATAATTTTCAACAAGTAAATCTTGATTTATCATGGGAGTTGAATATAGAAACAAAACCAGCCATCGTCATAGGCAACCCGGATAGTATAAGAGTTTCGATTGAAAATATTTTGGAAAATCAACTTAGATATGCAGCTAAGAGTATCCGAGTTTCTTTGCGTGAAAATGGGCCATATTGGGCAATCGAAATAGGCAATGATGGACCTCCGATTCCAGAAAAAGATCTAGAGCAGATTTTTGAAAATCTTTATAAAGGAGATAATGGAAAATTCGGACTCGGTTTAGCGATCTCTAAAAAAATTATTCATTATTATCATGGCAAAGTACATGCGGAAAATAAAAATGGTCAGGTCCGCTTTACGATTAGTTATCCAAAAAAATAA
- a CDS encoding carboxymuconolactone decarboxylase family protein, with the protein MEQKFYKKIYSVQEFYVILYKGLRTIKYMIKSKKSKELTPDFIERIMLAVTEVNGCEVCTYGHTKMALEQGMSNEEVQMLLSGITDGIPNEEVKAILFAQHYADSRGNPTVDSWKRIVEAYGTTKALGILGAIRAIMIGNAYGIALSAFRSRLRGKPIQKSNLLYEISMILSIMVFLPVAFIHGLISDILRIPIIRVE; encoded by the coding sequence ATGGAACAAAAGTTTTATAAAAAAATATACTCAGTTCAAGAATTTTATGTAATCCTATATAAAGGGTTAAGAACAATCAAGTATATGATAAAAAGTAAGAAGAGCAAGGAACTGACTCCCGATTTTATTGAAAGGATTATGTTGGCTGTTACTGAGGTTAATGGCTGTGAAGTATGTACGTATGGGCATACAAAAATGGCTCTAGAGCAGGGAATGAGCAATGAAGAAGTACAGATGCTTTTATCAGGTATTACCGATGGCATTCCAAATGAGGAAGTCAAGGCTATACTTTTTGCCCAGCATTATGCTGATAGCAGAGGGAATCCTACGGTGGATTCCTGGAAACGAATCGTTGAAGCTTACGGAACAACAAAAGCTTTGGGGATTTTAGGTGCGATACGGGCTATTATGATTGGAAATGCTTATGGTATCGCTTTGAGTGCATTTCGTAGCCGCCTGAGAGGTAAGCCTATTCAAAAAAGCAACTTGCTATACGAAATTAGTATGATTTTGAGCATCATGGTGTTCTTGCCGGTTGCTTTTATACATGGTCTCATCTCTGATATATTGAGAATTCCGATTATTCGGGTTGAATAA
- a CDS encoding late competence development ComFB family protein — protein sequence MEELVYRYIDEVLKKYNNVCKCEKCRLDMAAYALNNLPPQYTVTEKGKLFTKVKEMESQYGVDIIREVTKAIEVVSEEPRHETH from the coding sequence ATGGAAGAATTAGTTTATCGGTATATTGATGAAGTATTGAAAAAGTATAACAATGTGTGTAAATGTGAAAAATGCAGGCTAGATATGGCTGCATACGCATTAAATAATTTACCACCGCAATATACTGTAACAGAAAAAGGTAAATTATTTACTAAGGTTAAGGAAATGGAATCTCAATATGGAGTAGACATTATTAGAGAAGTAACGAAAGCAATAGAAGTAGTGTCTGAAGAACCACGACATGAAACTCACTAG